One segment of Triticum aestivum cultivar Chinese Spring chromosome 2A, IWGSC CS RefSeq v2.1, whole genome shotgun sequence DNA contains the following:
- the LOC123184653 gene encoding uncharacterized protein codes for MSSSCSSATVVDEGNAKMAVRGWVGWEEEIVMEDNDGEECKVCYFLCSVPPQDGGKSKRDLAVVGKYWGPGNIAYSADLEFLQSLKTALESGSASARVVTLAMETTQLRWKSRKEVMDWLTSLVLDPPYGAFGFTCPDNHDGASKDTLSTLAAAGENKEGFTWICKLPHLDQHRKHYKSFCREGMRISVHDFVFIKSGGRESHVAYVEDMYEDSSAKNMVLVRWFEEPDGEQGVVLPPDLYCKEILFGYGLQDLRVQFVEGVAAVLNPQHFDMFNKISGEHSSWQPYVCSRQIKDDIVGPFDITQLQGYANQEIVKEIVAVSSSTAVLAKPRNNKGKAEITGMAAENHVGSSGTVFSDKTMQKRKPPACNATPFSSSSIISDETMEKQKQKSPPCSATPSSYIIDDKTMEKQKQNPPPCSVTTSSSVIIDETMDKQKQNQKEMPPPWSTTASSSVIVDKTMEKQKQEQKEMPPPCTATPQSVTNDQTIESNFIPYSMVNYQTTMQNQPPPSGTGTSNAAANDASTMVTPEKMFQPGCCLEALCQDSGVRGCWFKCVVLRRREKDNKVRVQYQDLLNSKDKGQLREWLKVARIAEPDHLGIRLTERPMLRPQLPTCYRKVESPVAVGVIVDAWLNGGWWEGIVLQEDNVGHILVYLQGEGRLVELKVNSLRKSFEWREEQWIPLDARKDVAAKITLNLKKQKGIRQSAMKKDGGTSSKQKAQKMGEQSSQTAVAATLTAAELAAPSPGLLQPWQEGDDETANSTPQWKRFLDQSYSFKEKILEEQAKKNKGPTDEAAKPVIEEGDGMSCGDSSPDAKRCRVDPTNSDGLNGAKHKGKARKSSCAKKMGSLEGSSQGGTSGSTSTRCATSVNMVPMEDICITSGEAPVIAMEKSEVIDLTMYD; via the exons ATGAGTAGCTCGTGCTCTTCGGCAACTGTGGTGGATGAGGGTAATGCCAAGATGGCAGTGAGGGGCTGGGTCGGGTGGGAGGAGGAGATCGTGATGGAGGACAACGACGGTGAGGAGTGCAAGGTGTGCTACTTCCTCTGCTCTGTGCCACCCCAAGATGGCGGTAAGAGCAAGAGGGATCTGGCGGTGGTGGGTAAGTATTGGGGACCTGGGAACATAGCCTACTCGGCGGACTTGGAGTTCCTGCAGTCCCTCAAGACGGCGCTGGAGTCTGGGTCGGCGTCCGCTAGGGTGGTGACGCTGGCGATGGAGACCACTCAGCTCAGGTGGAAGTCCAGGAAGGAGGTCATGGACTGGCTCACCTCGCTCGTCTTAG ATCCTCCATATGGAGCCTTTGGATTCACTTGTCCCGACAACCATGATGGTGCATCTAAG GATACCCTCTCAACACTTGCTGCTGCTGGGGAGAACAAAGAAGGGTTCACATGGATATGCAAACTGCCCCATCTTGATCAGCATCGGAAGCATTACAAATCCTTTTGCCGAGAGGGAATGAGAATTTCG GTTCATGATTTTGTGTTCATCAAGAGTGGAGGGAGAGAGAGCCATGTTGCCTATGTGGAAGACATGTATGAAGATAGTAGCGCCAAGAACATGGTGTTGGTACGATGGTTTGAGGAACCTGACGGTGAACAGGGTGTTGTATTGCCCCCCGATCTTTATTGCAAGGAGATCTTATTTGGCTATGGGCTGCAAGATCTGAGAGTTCAATTTGTGGAGGGGGTGGCCGCGGTCCTGAATCCACAACACTTTGACATGTTCAACAAAATAAGTGGAGAGCACAGCAGCTGGCAGCCCTATGTATGCAGTCGGCAGATCAAAGATGACATTGTCGGACCCTTTGACATCACGCAGCTGCAAGGATATGCAAACCAGGAGATCGTAAAGGAAATTGTTGCCGTATCCTCGTCCACAGCGGTGCTGGCCAAGCCACGCAATAACAAAGGTAAAGCTGAAATTACTGGCATGGCCGCCGAGAACCATGTTGGTTCTTCCGGCACTGTCTTCAGTGACAAAACCATGCAGAAGCGGAAGCCACCTGCATGCAATGCAACTCCTTTCAGTTCCAGCTCTATTATCAGCGATGAAACCATGGAGAAGCAAAAGCAGAAGTCTCCTCCATGCAGCGCAACTCCTTCTAGCTATATTATTGATGACAAGACCATGGAGAAGCAGAAGCAGAACCCCCCTCCATGCAGCGTAACTACTTCCAGCTCTGTTATCATTGATGAAACCATGGATAAGCAGAAACAGAATCAGAAGGAAATGCCCCCTCCCTGGAGCACAACTGCTTCCAGCTCTGTTATCGTTGATAAAACCATGGAGAAGCAAAAGCAGGAGCAGAAGGAGATGCCCCCTCCATGCACTGCAACTCCACAAAGTGTCACCAATGACCAGACTATCGAAAGCAATTTCATTCCCTATAGCATGGTGAACTATCAGACCACCATGCAGAATCAGCCGCCACCAAGTGGTACTGGTACTAGTAATGCGGCAGCCAATGATGCATCAACCATGGTGACCCCTGAGAAGATGTTCCAGCCTGGTTGCTGTCTTGAAGCCCTGTGCCAAGACAGCGGCGTGAGGGGCTGTTGGTTCAAATGTGTGGTACTCAGGAGGAGGGAGAAAGATAACAAGGTCAGGGTGCAGTACCAAGACCTTTTGAATTCTAAGGATAAAGGACAACTCAGG gAATGGCTCAAAGTAGCAAGAATTGCTGAACCTGACCACCTAGGCATACGCCTTACTGAAAGGCCCATGCTCCGCCCACAGCTCCCAACATGCTACAGGAAGGTCGAGTCTCCGGTGGCTGTCGGGGTCATCGTCGACGCGTGGCTAAATGGAGGATGGTGGGAGGGGATCGTGTTGCAGGAGGACAATGTTGGTCACATCCTAGTTTATCTCCAAG GGGAGGGGAGACTTGTGGAGCTCAAAGTAAACTCTCTACGAAAGTCATTTGAGTGGCGTGAGGAGCAATGGATACCTCTAGATGCAAGAAAAGATGTTGCAGCCAAGATAACCCTTAACCTGAAGAAGCAGAAGGGCATCCGGCAATCTGCaatgaagaaggatggtgggaccTCTTCCAAACAGAAGGCTCAGAAGATGGGTGAGCAATCTAGCCAGACGGCGGTGGCCGCAACACTCACAGCCGCAGAGCTGGCCGCACCAAGCCCAGGACTGTTGCAGCCTTGGCAGGAAGGTGATGATGAAACTGCAAACTCTACTCCTCAATGGAAGAGGTTCCTGGACCAAAGCTACTCTTTTAAGGAAAAAATACTGGAGGAGCAAGCTAAAAAGAACAAGGGTCCTACTGATGAAGCTGCAAAGCCAGTTATAGAGGAGGGAGATGGCATGTCCTGCGGCGATAGCTCACCTGATGCCAAGCGGTGCCGGGTTGATCCTACAAACTCTGATGGCCTGAATGGCGCTAAACACAAGGGTAAGGCTAGAAAATCTTCTTGCGCAAAGAAAATGGGGTCTTTGGAGGGCAGTAGCCAGGGAGGCACCAGTGGCTCTACCTCTACTAGATGTGCTACGTCGGTGAACATGGTGCCTATGGAGGATATATGTATAACAAGTGGAGAGGCTCCTGTCATCGCTATGGAAAAATCGGAGGTGATCGACCTGACAATGTACGACTGA